Below is a genomic region from Gemmatimonadaceae bacterium.
TACGTCTCCAGGAAGTGCAGCAACTTGGCTTGCATCGGCTTCGGCACGTCTCCGATTTCGTCGAGGAACACGGTGCCGTGGTGCGCGATCTCGAAGAGGCCGGGTTTCGCTTCGCGCGCGTCGGTATACGCGCCCGCTTCATGGCCAAACAGCTCGCTTTCGACCAGTTGCTCCGGGAGCGAGGTGCAATTGACGCTGACGAACGGCTGTGTGCGACGAGGTCCGCGCGCGTGGATCGCTCGTGCGACAACGTCCTTGCCGGTGCCGCTTTCCCCTCGCAGGAGCACGTTCATGGTGCTTCCCTTCTCACCGAGTCGGGTGATCAGCTCGGCGATCTTCCGCATCGCGGGCGAACGTCCCACGAGGGAGACGTCGGCGAACTGCCACCGGTAGCCATCGCGGAATCGCTCGACCTCGCTTCGGAGTTCCCGGGCTTCGAGCGCTTGCTCGATCAAGAGCAGCAGCTCGGGAAGATTGATCGGCTTCTCGAGGAAATGGTGCGCCCCGGCTCGCACGGCGGCCACGGCCGTTTCGACTTCCCCGTATGCCGTCATCATGATCACCGGGAGCGTCGCGTCGAGCGCCTTGATGCGCGGCAGCAGTTCGAGTCCGGTAGCGTCGGGGAGTCGCAGGTCGAGGAGCACGAGATCCGCGGGTTCGCGCGCGAGCGCCGCAAGCAGGCTCTCGCCGTCGGCGACCTCCTCGGTGACAAGGCCAGCCTCGTTGAGCCGCTCCGCCAGCCAGAGACGAATGAGCATCTCGTCGTCACAGATCACGACGCGGGCTTTTTTCATTCTGCAACCTCTTGTGACGCGGCGGCAGCGCCGCTTGCGTGTGCGGGCAGCCGAATCGTCACCGTCGTTCCTTCGCCGAGCCGGCTGCGCAGCGCGACGGTGCCGCCGTGACGCTGAATAATCTCGCGGGTGATTGGGAGCCCAAGCCCCGTGCCGGTGTGGCGTGTGGTGAAGAACGGTTTGAAGACCGACTCGAGGTGTTCCGGTGCGATGCCGCGCCCCGTGTCAGTGATTTCGATCTCGATCCAGTCCCCTGACGTTCGCGTGTACACGTCGACGCGGCCGCCGTGCGGCGTCGCCTCGATGGCGTTCATGAGAAGGTTGATGAACGCCTGGTGGATCATTTCGGCGTCCGCGAGGACGC
It encodes:
- a CDS encoding sigma-54 dependent transcriptional regulator — its product is MKKARVVICDDEMLIRLWLAERLNEAGLVTEEVADGESLLAALAREPADLVLLDLRLPDATGLELLPRIKALDATLPVIMMTAYGEVETAVAAVRAGAHHFLEKPINLPELLLLIEQALEARELRSEVERFRDGYRWQFADVSLVGRSPAMRKIAELITRLGEKGSTMNVLLRGESGTGKDVVARAIHARGPRRTQPFVSVNCTSLPEQLVESELFGHEAGAYTDAREAKPGLFEIAHHGTVFLDEIGDVPKPMQAKLLHFLETYEFRRVGGVRSIEVDVHVITATNRNLEAAVAVGDFREDLFYRLNVVPIVIPSLRERPEDIAPLAVHFVELLCHDLRQPVREVTKEALRTLEAYSWPGNARELRNVIERVLLLEDSDAIQADHLPAEIRGTGTRNPKGMVLPANGLDLEELERDLICQAFARAEGNKTGAARLLGLSRDTLRYRLEKYGIH